DNA from Sulfodiicoccus acidiphilus:
CCTGAGATGCGGAGTAGTACTCTTCGTAGATCACTTCGGTAACGTAGCCACTAGCATAACACACTTGCCTGAGCTGGGGGACCCTATTATTTCCATAAACGGCGTCCAACATAAAGCGAAAAAGGTAAGGACTTTCGGTGAGGGATTACCTGGGGAACTAATAATCTACAAAAACAGTTACGATTTCGTGGAGTTAGGAATTAACAAGGGAAACGCTAATAAGGTGATTGATACAAGGGAGGGCGAGAGTATTTGCTTAGGGGGTTATACCCAGGGAGATTTCAGCCGTTCCACCTAGGCCACTTAAATGTGGTCAAGTGGGCCCTGGATAGAGTCGACGAGCTCGTGGTATTAGTTGGTAGTGCCCAAGAGAGTCACACCCTTTCTAACCCCTTCACAGCGGGCGAAAGAATAGAAATGATAAGGATGGGACTAAAGGAGTATGGGTTGGATGAACGAACAATCGTGGTGCCTATATCGGATGTCTTGATGAATAGTGTGTGGGTCTATCATGTTAAGATCCACGTTCCTAAATTCGGTAAGGTCTTCGCCCGCAATCCGCTGGTTCTCAGGCTTTTCAAGGAGGCTGGATACGAAGTTGAAATGCCACCTCTCTACAATAGAGAAAAATACAATTCAACAATCATCAGAAAATATATTATAGTTGGCGAAAATTGGTCCGAACTAGTTCCGAAATCTGTGCACCGTTACATCGTTGAGGAGATACATGGAGACGAGAGGTTAAAGGACATAGCGGGCTCGGACAAGTGAAGGGGAAACGTTATTAGACAGACGTCAGAGAAGCGAGACCTATGTATAAGGTAAAGGACATCAAACTAAGTGACAGTGGCAGGAAACAGCTAGAGTGGGCAGAGAAGCATATGCCGGTTCTCATGTCAATCAGACAGAGATTTCGGAGCGAACTTCCCTTGAGGGGAACAAGAATATCGGCTGTACTTCACGTTACGAAGGAGACGGGAGCTCTAATGCTGACTCTTAAAGCGGGAGGAGCAGAAGTTAAGTTGGCAGGAAGCAACCCCTTGTCTACTCAGGATGACGTGGCGGCTTTCCTGGCCTCAGAAGGGATAGGAGTTTTCGCATGGCGAGGTGAGTCTCTGGAAGACTACTACCAAAACATGGTTGAAATAACGAGGGATGGGGCGGATCTGATCATGGAT
Protein-coding regions in this window:
- a CDS encoding nicotinamide-nucleotide adenylyltransferase, which produces MVKWALDRVDELVVLVGSAQESHTLSNPFTAGERIEMIRMGLKEYGLDERTIVVPISDVLMNSVWVYHVKIHVPKFGKVFARNPLVLRLFKEAGYEVEMPPLYNREKYNSTIIRKYIIVGENWSELVPKSVHRYIVEEIHGDERLKDIAGSDK